A window from Primulina eburnea isolate SZY01 chromosome 2, ASM2296580v1, whole genome shotgun sequence encodes these proteins:
- the LOC140822925 gene encoding flavonoid 3'-monooxygenase-like — protein MASSVSLYICKHRQKIQRKKKILVGRSRKMLSSTLTLIIFTSILGLLLYSFLHTRWRKYPRRQLPPGPRPWPIVGNLLQLGPMPHRSLAELARVHGPLMHLKLGSVHSVVASSASVAEQFLKVYDSNFLNRPPNSAAKYFAYNYQDLVFTSYGPRWRLLRKICALHLFSAKALDNFVKVRQEEVLVLSGALARAIQTPVDLGQMINTCTTNAISRVILGRRLVDHVQGRADTKGEEVKALVAEVTTLAGMFVMSDFIPLLKGFDVQGVVKKLKVGHKRFDSFLNAMIEDHKIDDPHGREGHVDLLSILISSQVEDDGTKEERPTPTEIKALFLNLFIAGTDTTSTTVEWAIAELLNRPDILARAQQELDSVVGKDRLVAESDLPHLTFLQAIVKEIFRLHPSTPLSLPRIANESCEINGYFIPKGTTLLVNVWAIGRDPDVWAEPLEFRPQRFMPGGERPNVDVRGTDFEMIPFGAGRRICAGVSLGIRMVQLLTATLIHAFDFGLVDGQLPPLKEAFALTLGRSERLMVQPKPRLASHVYEAHT, from the exons ATGGCAAGCTCTGTCTCTCTCTATATATGTAAACACAGACAGAAGAtacaaagaaagaaaaagataCTGGTAGGTAGATCCCGGAAAATGTTAAGCTCCACCTTAACGTTGATAATATTCACTTCCATTTTAGGGTTACTTCTATATTCTTTCCTGCATACCCGGTGGCGAAAGTACCCTCGACGACAACTGCCTCCTGGCCCAAGGCCATGGCCGATTGTCGGAAACCTCCTGCAACTGGGGCCGATGCCCCACCGGTCGTTGGCGGAGTTAGCTAGGGTGCATGGTCCCCTCATGCATCTCAAGTTGGGATCCGTGCACTCCGTGGTGGCCTCCTCCGCGAGCGTGGCGGAGCAATTCCTTAAGGTGTACGACTCGAACTTCTTGAACCGGCCGCCGAACTCGGCTGCTAAATATTTTGCATACAACTACCAAGACTTGGTTTTCACGTCATACGGCCCACGGTGGCGCTTGCTCAGGAAAATCTGTGCCCTCCATCTCTTCTCTGCCAAGGCTTTAGATAACTTCGTGAAAGTCAGACAG GAAGAAGTGCTAGTTCTCAGCGGCGCTCTAGCTCGTGCAATACAAACGCCGGTGGATCTAGGCCAAATGATAAACACGTGCACCACCAACGCAATATCACGCGTGATCCTCGGGAGGCGCCTGGTCGACCATGTACAGGGCCGCGCGGACACCAAGGGGGAGGAGGTAAAGGCACTGGTGGCGGAGGTGACGACGTTGGCAGGTATGTTCGTGATGAGCGATTTTATCCCACTCCTCAAAGGTTTCGACGTACAGGGAGTGGTGAAGAAGTTGAAGGTGGGCCACAAGCGATTCGATTCTTTTCTGAATGCGATGATCGAAGATCACAAGATCGACGACCCTCACGGGAGAGAGGGACATGTGGACCTATTGAGCATCTTGATTTCTTCGCAGGTGGAGGATGATGGCACCAAGGAAGAGAGGCCGACTCCTACAGAAATTAAAGCCTTGTttctc AACTTGTTTATAGCGGGGACAGATACAACATCTACTACTGTAGAGTGGGCTATTGCTGAGCTCCTCAATCGTCCGGATATTTTGGCTCGAGCCCAACAAGAACTCGACTCGGTAGTCGGCAAGGACCGGCTCGTGGCCGAATCCGACCTGCCTCATTTGACATTCCTCCAAGCCATCGTGAAGGAAATATTCCGTCTCCATCCTTCTACTCCACTCTCCCTTCCGCGAATCGCCAACGAGAGCTGCGAGATCAACGGATACTTCATTCCCAAGGGGACAACACTTCTCGTCAACGTTTGGGCCATAGGCCGTGATCCTGACGTGTGGGCTGAGCCTCTCGAGTTCCGGCCCCAACGGTTTATGCCTGGTGGGGAGAGGCCCAATGTTGACGTTAGAGGGACTGATTTCGAGATGATACCCTTCGGCGCCGGGCGCCGAATATGCGCGGGAGTGAGCTTGGGCATACGCATGGTTCAGTTGTTGACCGCGACGTTGATCCACGCATTCGATTTCGGCCTCGTGGATGGACAACTGCCCCCATTGAAGGAGGCTTTTGCTCTAACGTTAGGACGTTCGGAGCGTTTGATGGTGCAGCCAAAGCCTCGGTTGGCATCTCATGTTTACGAAGCCCATACGTGA
- the LOC140822927 gene encoding uncharacterized protein, translated as MLSNYCYLLNSNPPIIFPPINHENLHISSDPSLIPEKIPQIHASVDQQYVYSNSDSDSDSDSIANSESYSTFSPSNSTPIPHSPLFASPKAQPAVIYSDSWTRILHTKVGGIMRFIWGLSRGFSWTFRSATIAAALIAFLYFRQRRRLRAVESSKARLLGIIEEKDEKINQLLHQISRMNQVLMTAAAARLGAGTPSGS; from the exons ATGCTCAGTAACTACTGCTACCTCTTGAATTCCAATCCCCCTATCATTTTCCCTCCTATAAACCACGAGAATCTTCACATTTCCTCAGACCCATCTCTCATTCCCGAGAAAATCCCACAAATTCATGCATCAGTTGACCAACAGTATGTTTATTCGAACTCAGATTCGGATTCAGATTCAGACTCAATCGCCAATTCAGAGTCATATTCCACGTTCTCTCCATCGAATTCCACCCCGATTCCCCACTCCCCGCTGTTCGCAAGCCCCAAGGCGCAGCCAGCAGTAATTTATTCGGACTCCTGGACCAGGATATTGCACACTAAGGTCGGTGGCATCATGCGTTTCATCTGGGGTTTATCACGAGGCTTTTCGTGGACTTTCCGCTCTGCCACCATCGCGGCCGCGCTGATAGCATTTCTGTATTTCCGGCAACGGAGGAGATTGCGGGCTGTAGAAAGTAGTAAGGCTCGGCTTCTTGGAATCATCGAAGAAAAAGATGAG AAAATCAATCAATTGCTGCACCAAATATCAAGAATGAATCAAGTGTTGATGACGGCGGCGGCGGCGCGTCTTGGAGCTGGCACACCATCAGGAAGTTAG
- the LOC140822926 gene encoding pentatricopeptide repeat-containing protein At1g09190-like, with protein MLAEQSVPAFHWANTRHLQGHLFFLLQNGCKTARQLSQIHARIVVNGFTQKNFILVKLLSLCAAFSNLPYALQVFDRLRNPSTAIWNQIIKGHALSGDSRKSVQLLNRMGGFLVLPDGYTYNYVINGCAKGGLLGEGQQVHGKVLKSGFSSNVFVSSSLVDFYVKSGGQEGVGKARYWFDEMGETNVVTWNSLLLGCIRSGDIQGAKRVFEVMPWRSVVSWTTMIAGCTQNGRCKEALLLFSEMRRQNIEFDQVTLVTVLSACAELGDLNLGRWIHSHVTEFVSYRKQSVLVSLNNALIHMYASCSEIEAAFRVFKGMEHRTIVSWTSMITGFAQQGYGDEALSVFKWMESMQDNDVRPDEITFLGVLCACSHSGYVDVGRHYFKIMTETWKIEPSIQHFGCMVDLLSRAGLLEEAYELVKSMPMKPNDAVWGALLGGCRIYKNVKLASDVSDWFTEELDPDRASGYLVLLSNVFAADERWQDVVKVRQKMLDIKTRKPPGRSWIQIEGSIYEFLVGDRSSKHACLIYEVLDNITKVARLQGYHTYFSDALPCHEWL; from the coding sequence ATGTTAGCTGAACAAAGCGTTCCAGCCTTCCATTGGGCAAATACAAGGCATCTGCAGGGCCATCTCTTCTTCCTATTACAGAATGGCTGCAAAACAGCGAGACAGCTCTCTCAAATTCATGCCCGCATAGTTGTTAACGGATTCACTCAGAAAAATTTCATTCTTGTCAAGCTATTGTCTCTGTGTGCGGCATTCAGCAATTTGCCGTATGCCCTTCAAGTGTTTGACCGATTGCGTAATCCGAGTACTGCCATTTGGAACCAGATCATAAAAGGCCATGCACTCAGCGGTGACTCTCGGAAATCAGTTCAATTGTTGAATAGAATGGGAGGTTTTCTTGTTCTACCCGATGGGTACACGTATAATTATGTTATTAATGGTTGCGCCAAAGGTGGATTGTTGGGAGAAGGGCAACAGGTTCATGGGAAGGTTTTGAAGAGTGGGTTTTCCTCGAATGTTTTCGTTAGTAGTAGTTTGGTTGACTTTTATGTGAAGAGTGGAGGACAGGAAGGAGTTGGGAAAGCGCGGTATTGGTTTGATGAAATGGGTGAGACAAATGTGGTCACTTGGAATTCTTTACTTTTGGGCTGCATTCGGTCTGGGGACATTCAAGGGGCAAAGAGAGTCTTTGAAGTAATGCCATGGAGGAGTGTGGTGTCATGGACCACTATGATTGCTGGATGCACACAAAATGGGAGATGTAAGGAAGCATTGTTGCTGTTTAGTGAGATGCGGCGACAGAATATAGAGTTCGATCAGGTAACCTTGGTCACGGTGCTTTCAGCATGTGCTGAATTGGGGGATCTGAACCTGGGGAGATGGATACATTCACACGTTACCGAGTTTGTAAGTTATAGAAAGCAGTCTGTGCTTGTCTCATTGAACAATGCTCTGATTCATATGTATGCCAGCTGTAGTGAAATTGAGGCAGCCTTTCGTGTATTCAAGGGAATGGAacataggactattgtttcttggaCTAGTATGATCACTGGTTTTGCTCAACAGGGTTATGGTGATGAAGCTCTTAGTGTCTTTAAATGGATGGaaagcatgcaagataatgATGTTAGACCTGATGAAATCACATTCTTGGGTGTTTTGTGTGCCTGCAGCCACTCTGGTTATGTTGATGTAGGACGTCATTACTTTAAAATTATGACCGAGACCTGGAAAATTGAGCCAAGCATTCAGCATTTTGGATGCATGGTTGATTTGTTGAGTCGAGCTGGATTACTAGAAGAAGCCTATGAGCTAGTGAAATCTATGCCTATGAAGCCAAACGATGCAGTTTGGGGTGCCCTTCTTGGTGGATGTAGGATTTACAAAAATGTCAAGCTTGCTTCTGATGTATCTGATTGGTTTACTGAGGAACTCGACCCTGACCGAGCTTCTGGATATCTTGTGCTGTTGTCCAATGTGTTTGCTGCCGATGAGAGGTGGCAGGATGTGGTGAAGGTCAGGCAAAAGATGCTCGATATTAAAACAAGGAAGCCCCCTGGTAGAAGTTGGATTCAGATAGAAGGAAGCATTTACGAATTTCTGGTTGGTGACAGGTCTAGCAAGCATGCATGTTTGATCTATGAAGTTCTTGATAACATCACAAAGGTAGCCAGACTGCAAGGTTACCATACATATTTTTCAGATGCTCTCCCTTGTCATGAATGGTTATGA